From a region of the Streptomyces sp. NBC_00193 genome:
- a CDS encoding sigma-70 family RNA polymerase sigma factor: protein MPDISRTIDAVWKLESAKIIATLTRMVHDVGLAEELAQDALVAALEQWPGAGVPDNPGAWLTTTAKRRAVDHIRRSRMLTDKQEQLAHELEEGQGRQERQEPEHDDDVLRLMFLSCHPVLPTEARAALTLRLLGGLTAEEIARAFLVTAAVVTRRIATAKRTLAEHRVPFDLPEGPELPERLSSVLEVIYLIFNEGYSATSGDDLMRPGLCLEALRLGRLLAELAPREAEVHALVALMEIQASRSAARTGPSGEPVQLHEQNRGRWDQLLVRRGFTAMLRAREAGGAPGPYMLQAAIAVCHAQARTAEETDWAQIATLYGALDRLRPTAVVRLNRAVALGMAYGPQAGLDLVDSLVADPVLRDYHLLPSVRGDLLLRLGRGPEARQEFLRAAALARNAAERAFLHRRAQEVPATAAPGPTLGGAAQGFLGRADLDAATVRSYGQTLRRLRLDLGDGMPLSRLTAEEVARVCAAAWGGAAARTWNRHRSAVRSFGAWAGLDGLAAGLERRAETRPRASALGPAQLDALWSDPEVPLREKTLWLLLHESAAGVKAVLSLDVEDLDLEDRRARAGRTWVSWRSGTARLLPVLLAGRTRGPVFLSDRRPGPARTPGPADLCPDTGRRRLSYERAEHLFKQATRALDPTHEGYTLRRLKPGPEETP from the coding sequence CAGGACGCGCTCGTCGCCGCGCTCGAACAATGGCCAGGCGCCGGGGTCCCGGACAACCCCGGCGCCTGGCTGACGACCACCGCCAAACGGCGGGCGGTCGACCACATCCGGCGCTCCCGGATGCTGACGGACAAACAGGAACAGCTCGCCCACGAGCTGGAGGAAGGCCAGGGGCGGCAGGAACGGCAGGAGCCCGAACACGACGACGACGTCCTGCGGCTGATGTTCCTCTCCTGCCACCCCGTGCTGCCGACCGAGGCCCGTGCGGCGCTCACGCTCCGGCTGCTGGGCGGTCTGACGGCCGAGGAGATCGCACGGGCCTTCCTCGTCACGGCGGCCGTCGTCACCCGGCGCATCGCCACGGCCAAGCGCACGCTGGCCGAGCACCGCGTGCCCTTCGACCTGCCGGAGGGGCCGGAACTGCCCGAGCGGCTGTCCTCGGTGCTGGAGGTCATCTACCTGATCTTCAACGAGGGCTACTCGGCCACCTCCGGCGACGATCTGATGCGCCCCGGACTCTGCCTCGAAGCGCTCCGGCTGGGCCGGCTGCTGGCCGAGCTGGCCCCCCGGGAGGCCGAGGTGCACGCCCTGGTCGCGCTGATGGAGATCCAGGCCTCCCGTTCGGCGGCGCGCACCGGGCCCTCGGGCGAGCCCGTCCAGCTCCACGAGCAGAACCGGGGGCGCTGGGACCAACTGCTGGTCCGCCGCGGTTTCACCGCGATGCTGCGCGCGCGGGAGGCCGGCGGGGCCCCGGGCCCGTACATGCTGCAAGCGGCGATCGCCGTGTGCCATGCGCAGGCGCGCACCGCCGAGGAGACCGACTGGGCGCAGATCGCGACCCTGTACGGAGCATTGGACCGGCTGCGGCCGACGGCGGTGGTCCGGCTCAACCGGGCGGTGGCGCTCGGGATGGCGTACGGGCCGCAGGCCGGCCTCGACCTGGTCGACTCCCTGGTCGCCGATCCCGTACTCCGTGACTACCACCTCCTCCCCAGCGTCCGGGGAGACCTGCTGCTGCGCCTGGGCCGCGGCCCGGAGGCGCGGCAGGAGTTCCTCCGGGCGGCGGCCCTCGCCAGGAACGCCGCCGAGCGCGCCTTCCTGCACCGGCGCGCACAGGAGGTGCCCGCCACGGCGGCGCCGGGCCCGACCCTGGGCGGGGCCGCACAGGGGTTCCTGGGCCGGGCGGATCTGGACGCCGCGACGGTCCGCTCGTACGGCCAGACCCTGCGCCGGCTGCGCCTGGACCTCGGCGACGGCATGCCGCTGTCCCGGCTGACGGCCGAGGAGGTGGCACGGGTGTGCGCGGCCGCCTGGGGCGGTGCGGCGGCCAGGACCTGGAACCGGCACCGCTCGGCCGTACGCTCCTTCGGTGCCTGGGCCGGCCTGGACGGGCTCGCGGCCGGGCTGGAGCGACGCGCCGAAACCCGCCCCCGGGCGTCCGCCCTGGGGCCCGCGCAGCTCGATGCGCTGTGGAGCGACCCCGAAGTGCCGTTGCGGGAAAAGACGTTGTGGCTGCTCCTGCACGAATCGGCGGCGGGGGTGAAGGCCGTCCTGTCCCTGGACGTGGAGGACCTGGACCTGGAGGACCGCCGGGCCCGCGCGGGCCGCACCTGGGTGAGCTGGCGCTCCGGGACGGCCCGCCTCCTGCCCGTCCTGCTGGCCGGCCGCACCCGTGGCCCGGTGTTCCTCTCCGACCGGCGTCCCGGCCCGGCCCGGACCCCCGGCCCGGCCGACCTGTGCCCGGACACGGGCCGGCGCCGCCTGTCCTACGAGCGGGCCGAGCACCTCTTCAAGCAGGCCACCAGAGCCCTGGACCCGACGCACGAGGGCTACACCCTGCGCCGCCTCAAACCCGGTCCGGAAGAAACTCCGTAG